DNA from Sulfurimonas xiamenensis:
ACCTCCATGCCCGCCCTAATGTCTGTTATAACAAATTTACTTGGAGCAAAGAACTCATCGCCATTATCCAAATCCACTCCTGCCATATTGGCTAATCTTGGAGCTATTAAATTGATTGGATTTATAGATTTTTCAGGATATGCCGCATGACCCTGCTTGCCTTTTACAGTAATATAACCATTGATAGAGCCGCGTCGACCTACTTTTATGGCATCACCAAAGATACTCTCACATGTAGGTTCTGCAACAATGGCGACATCCGGAAGCATATTATGCTCTTTAAGATACTTTAAAACCTCTATTGTTCCGTATGTTCCCTCTCCCTCTTCATCTGAAGTTAAAAGCAAAGAGAGTGTTCCATTGAAATTTTTACTCTCTTTAACAGCCTGAGTAAAAGCCGCAACACCGCTCTTCATATCCTGTGTTCCACGACCGTAGATATACCCATCTCTCTCATCTGCTTTATAAGGGTCGCTATCCCAACCGCTGCCCGCCGGAACCACATCAACATGTCCGGCAAAACATAGATGCTCCCCATTTCCAAATTTCTTATAAATAAAAAGATTTTTTACATCTTTAACATCTACTCTAACAGCATTAAAATCAGGCAGATAACTCTCTATAAAATCCAAAAGTCCCCCGTCATGCGGTGTTTCACTTTTTGATTCAATCATAAATTTAAACAGTTCAATTATTTTCATTTTATACCTAATTTTTAGTTTATCTAAAAGCAAATTATACTATTTTCTATAGTGCTTAATCCCAATTATCTAAAGTAAACTCCTTTAAATTATCTTGATTTTTATCTTCTTTGTTATTGATTTGTTCTTTATACTTTAACTCTAATCCATTTGATGTCATTACAAAACCATCTACTTTTATCTTTTGTTCATGTATCTCTTTGTGATGTTTTTTACAAAGAGGAATAAGGTTGTGTTTTACATCTTTATGAAAATGGCCTATAAAACCGCTGCTGTCTGCTTTTGATTTATGATTTATATGATGTACATCTTCAGCTACCGCTCCACAAATCACACATTTTGTTATATAGAGCTCTTTATTATATTTGCTTGTTTTCTTCTTTACAAGAAGCTCTAGCTCATCAAAATCATTCGCAAGACGCTTTCTAATCCTATTTGCAGTTTCTAAAAATTCACTGTCCATATGAAGTGACTTTGCAAACTCTAACCCATAGATACTGCTTCCGCTTCCTGCTTGAAGAATTCTATTGAAAGTAAGTTTGTCCATCTGCTCATCATACTTAACACTTAGGTGAAGATCTACAACATTTTTTAACTCTTTTATCTCCTGCATAGTTGAAAGCTGATGTAGATGTGTTGCAAAAAGAAATATAGAACGAAGATTAGCCAGTTTTATAATAGCACTTGAAACTATCGCAACACCGGAGAGCGTCTCTGTTCCATGACTTATCTCATCTCCTAAAATAAGCGAGCGGACCGTAGCACGGTTAAATATATTTTTGAGTTCCAGCATCTCAACCGCAAATGTTGATAATCCTTTAGCGAGATTGTCTTTTGAAACAATTCTTGTAAAAAGAGAATCAAAAAGAGAAAACTTCATAGCAGAAGCACTTACAAAAAAGCCTGCTTGAGCCATCAATGTGGCAAGTCCGATACTTTTCATAAGAGATGATTTTCCGCTGGAGTTTATGCCATAAAGCAAAACGCCGTTTATTTCGTGTCCGTTATGCGAAGCTGTGTCCAACATAACAGTTTTGGGATATGGCAGATCCATATAAGAGCGATTTCCCATAATAACATCATTTGGCACATAGATACTGTCACTTTGTATCTCGATAAGAGGATGACGAAGCTGCATTATTTGAATAAAATTTTCATCACTTTCTACATCACAAATTTTAGGTCTTGAATGTTTGTAAAGCTGAGCAACTTTTGATGAACTCACTCCTACATCCAAATCAGCAACATAGCTTATTATGCGGTCAAAAAGAAGAGAATATCTTCTTTCATAAACACTTTGCAGCCCAATAAATCTATCTTTTACCAATGCGATAATCTTACGACGATTTTTCATCAATTGATCCGATAATTTATCGGTAAAATTTGATGTTATTTTTACACTGTTAGTTAATTTTTTAACCATATAATCTTTAAAATCATTGTGCTTGTAAAACTCAGATTCTATCATCGAAAATCTATTTTTGCTAAGAGAGAGATAGTATCCCTCTTTTTCCAAAAATCCAAGAGTCACCAATTTATTTGAACTGCTTGCATTTGCACTCTCTAAAATAAGCTCGATTTTATTCATAATATCTTCAAACGCAATAAATATAATTCTATTTTCTTTCACTAAAGTATCAATAGCCTCATCAACACCGCCCATTAAAAAATTTTCATCAATCGTTGCATTTGTAAAACGGCGTGAGATATCTAAATCTATACTCTTTGTAATATCTCTTAAAAATTCATCAACTTCACTCTCGTGAAAAGGTATTTTTTGGATTTTATGTTTTTTTGCATATATTATCAACTCTTTTACACTTAACATTGATTCATATATATGATTCATCTCAAATGGATGAAGTTTGCCCAGATCAAGCCTACGCGACAATCTCTCCAAATCATATATCCCACGCATTATCTCATCAAGATATCTTGTATGCGATGACACTTTTTCAATTAAATCGTACCTTCTTTCAAGCTCATCTTTCTCCATAATAGGATTAAGAAGTCTCTCTTTTAAAAGTCTGCGGCCGATTGCCGTTGCACTCTTGTCGAGCATTTTTAAAAGAGTAAACTCTTTTTTATCTTTTGAGACTACGCCCATCTGTTCAAGTGCGCTGTTTCCCAGATACATAAAACGGCGATTGTCTATTATCTTTGGATAATCCAACTTTTGAATTATATGAATATCATGCTCAATAATAAAATCTATAAGAATTGCCAACGATTCTGTTATCATTGGATTTCTTTCCAAATCCAAATGCTCTATGGCAGAGAGCAGCGACTTAATCTGATATACTTCACAAAAAAGTCTATTTTGAAACTCTATCTTTAATCTTTGATTATTTACGCTGTAGTTATAATGCTCGGGAATTTCAAGATAGTGCATTACATGCCTTTGATCATCCACTCCATCCAAAAATGTAACAATTACTTCTGATGTTCGATATGTATTTAAAAGATTAAAGAGTTCATCTAAAGCATAAGCAGGATCTTCACTTGTTCCATGACTTTCATAAAGCCATGTTTTACCCGTAGTTACATCTATGGCACTATAACCTACTGTATATATTCCTCTAAATTTATCCACCAAAATTGAAACTATATAATTGTCGTCATTATCAATTATATAATCAAAATTTGTTCCAGGAGATACAATTTGGGAAACATATCTGCTTATTTTTGGTGGATTTCCCTTTTGTTTTACAACTATAACAGTATATTTTTGTTCTGCTATAAGGCGGTTTAAATATCTATCAAAAGATACTGCAGGAACTCCAGCTAAAAGGGGATTTTTATCACTATTTTCTATTATGTTTTTATTTTTTTTGGTAAGTTGTATGTTTAAAAGCTCAGCTATCTCTTTGGCTTTACCTATCTGCTCTTCATCGTTATTTACTTCATAAACTTCAAAAAAGGTCCCTATTTCCATAAAAAGAACAGTATCATTACCATATTTTTTTTCGAAATATCTTTGCAGATCAAAGTAGGCTTGAGTTAGCAATTT
Protein-coding regions in this window:
- the dapE gene encoding succinyl-diaminopimelate desuccinylase, which codes for MKIIELFKFMIESKSETPHDGGLLDFIESYLPDFNAVRVDVKDVKNLFIYKKFGNGEHLCFAGHVDVVPAGSGWDSDPYKADERDGYIYGRGTQDMKSGVAAFTQAVKESKNFNGTLSLLLTSDEEGEGTYGTIEVLKYLKEHNMLPDVAIVAEPTCESIFGDAIKVGRRGSINGYITVKGKQGHAAYPEKSINPINLIAPRLANMAGVDLDNGDEFFAPSKFVITDIRAGMEVTNVTPNELKMMFNVRNTTLTTQKEVEEFVAKNLDGLEYTLRLTQGSYPFRTNTDTKLVKNIDKAIESVTGIKPKHSTAGGTSDARHLAPLGVDVVEFGVINDTIHAVNERTTREEVEKLYEVFKNLIKMWK
- a CDS encoding MutS-related protein, producing the protein MRSSEIESLLNNKDKLLTQAYFDLQRYFEKKYGNDTVLFMEIGTFFEVYEVNNDEEQIGKAKEIAELLNIQLTKKNKNIIENSDKNPLLAGVPAVSFDRYLNRLIAEQKYTVIVVKQKGNPPKISRYVSQIVSPGTNFDYIIDNDDNYIVSILVDKFRGIYTVGYSAIDVTTGKTWLYESHGTSEDPAYALDELFNLLNTYRTSEVIVTFLDGVDDQRHVMHYLEIPEHYNYSVNNQRLKIEFQNRLFCEVYQIKSLLSAIEHLDLERNPMITESLAILIDFIIEHDIHIIQKLDYPKIIDNRRFMYLGNSALEQMGVVSKDKKEFTLLKMLDKSATAIGRRLLKERLLNPIMEKDELERRYDLIEKVSSHTRYLDEIMRGIYDLERLSRRLDLGKLHPFEMNHIYESMLSVKELIIYAKKHKIQKIPFHESEVDEFLRDITKSIDLDISRRFTNATIDENFLMGGVDEAIDTLVKENRIIFIAFEDIMNKIELILESANASSSNKLVTLGFLEKEGYYLSLSKNRFSMIESEFYKHNDFKDYMVKKLTNSVKITSNFTDKLSDQLMKNRRKIIALVKDRFIGLQSVYERRYSLLFDRIISYVADLDVGVSSSKVAQLYKHSRPKICDVESDENFIQIMQLRHPLIEIQSDSIYVPNDVIMGNRSYMDLPYPKTVMLDTASHNGHEINGVLLYGINSSGKSSLMKSIGLATLMAQAGFFVSASAMKFSLFDSLFTRIVSKDNLAKGLSTFAVEMLELKNIFNRATVRSLILGDEISHGTETLSGVAIVSSAIIKLANLRSIFLFATHLHQLSTMQEIKELKNVVDLHLSVKYDEQMDKLTFNRILQAGSGSSIYGLEFAKSLHMDSEFLETANRIRKRLANDFDELELLVKKKTSKYNKELYITKCVICGAVAEDVHHINHKSKADSSGFIGHFHKDVKHNLIPLCKKHHKEIHEQKIKVDGFVMTSNGLELKYKEQINNKEDKNQDNLKEFTLDNWD